The nucleotide window ATATGCCAACAAATGAAATAATTGTTTGGGCTGAAAGAGTAAAAATTGACCAAAAAAGGACCATAGCACCAGATAATGTCAGAGCTAAAGCTTTTGGCGAGCCATAAAGAAAATCTTCAACTTGTTCAAGCATGCTTCCTAATCCTAATGGGTCACTTGAACTAACAGTTCCGGCAAATGCATCAAATGGATTTGCTATAAATAAACATAGAGCTAGGCAAAAAATTGTAATGGTAAATCGTTTCATTTGTATCTCCTTTTGAAAAGGAATTACCATAAATCGATTCGTATGTCAAATAAAATATACATCCATATAGATGGATTTTGCCAGATTAAACATCCATATGAATGCTGATTTTAAACTAATTTATTTATAAATTTTATAAAATTTAAAAATTAATGCTTTATTAAAAATAATTTTTTATTTAAATGTTTGCTATAGAATGAAATTGTTTTCTAGTATAAATTTTGCCTTACATCTATTTTAGAATACGATATGAAAGGCATTTTTAAATAACAAGAATACAATAAGAGAGCTTTAACATTATTGAATTAAGAAAAATGACAAAGATTAAACGAAAATATCTAAATGTTAGTGCAAAATTATATGAAAAGCTTAGCAAACATATAAAAATAATTAACCTCAAAACAAAGAAGACAAAAACGGAATGGGTTATAGAGGCGATTGAAGAAGCTATAAAAGCAGGTCATCCAAAGACATTACCTCTTAAAAGCCTAAATGTTTCTATCCCAGAAGAAATTGATATTCAAATACAAGAAAGAGTAAATGAAATTATTCCTCTCGTTAAAAGCTATTCAAGTCAAAAATGGATTATTGATGCTATAGAAGAAAAAATTAAATCAGAAGAAAAGAATATTTTTGAAATAATCAGTGATTTAAAATAATTTAAGCTGCCGATATTCTTTGATATTTATGTCTGCTTTTCAGTTCTTGAAGTTTAATTTCATAATTTATTATATCTTCTAAAATTATCTTGTTAGAAACTTCATTTTTAGCAGTTTCGTTCTCTGACTTTTGCTTGTTTTGAGAAGAAATTTCAATTAATTGCATAAGATACTCACTTAATAAAAAATTAAAAATATTTAATATCTTATATGGAGTACGAGATTCTTCATGTTGTTTTACAACAATTCTTTTAACTTTTAGACGTTGTATATGATTTTGATTAGTTATTTTTTGTTTTTCTTTAGGCATTGGAAAAAGTCTAAAATAAAAATATTCAAAATTTTCCCTTCGCCTGGCTATTCTAATAAATTGCTTTATAGCATTACTTAATATTTCGGATTCTTCATTAGTTTGAGTACATATTTTGAAGTCGCTGATTTTATGGCTTGTTTGTGTTACATTATTCTCTGCATCTTTATCTTCAATTATTACACAAACATTCCTTTCATTTAAGTCTTTAAGGCACTTATTCCATATGTCATTGATTTTGATAATTAATAATTCTTTATCAATAAATACAGCTCTCATTTCTTTTTCAATTTTTTCTAAAACGGAAGAGCTTAAGTCCGGGGTAAGCTTCCTAAAAGTAACTTTTTCAGAATTTTCTAGATCTAAATAGTAAGCTTGTTCTTTTACAATACTATCATTTTTAATATTCTCCTCACCACTGTCATCAAAATAGTAAGGAGTTTCAAAATTTTCAGTAAATGGAACTTCAGAAAAGTGCATAAAATACCATAAACAAACTATTAAAATAATATTTTAACATAATAATAATTTATTTATAATATTTTTTTTTAAAATGCTTTTAATATAAATTAATTAAACTAATTTTTAAGAAAAGATTGCATTAATGATTGATATGAATCTAGAGTATAAACATTCATCTTTATATCTTCTAATAATCTTAGGCCATCTCCGTCAGAATTAACTAACATAACTTTGGTCGCACCTGATTTACTTATTAATTCTGCCCAAGTTTTACTTAAAAATACCGTTTTATAAATTCCAGATTCCACTTTTGCTAAACAAATACTATCTGTTTTTATCGCTTTAATTAAATAATCAGGCATGGCCCTTCTTTCTGTAGCTGTGATTACTCTTAAACAAGCCGCTTTACAAACTTTTCCTGCAATTTCAAAATTAGAAATATCAGAAAAATGTAGCCATAAAGGACCAGTGAAGTCTTCGAAATTTCCTTTATAAACTAGCATATTGTTTGGAGTAGCTACACAAGTCATTGGATCCTCTTAATTAAAAATTTAAATGGAGAATTTATCAAATAATTAATTAATTTTCAATACTAATTGTTAATAAAATAAAATAATAGTTATAGTTTTTTACTATTATTATTAGGATTTGCTATGAAGATTAACAATCGTCTTACTCATAGACTTAGTATATTAAAAAGATATTTTAAGATGCCTCAAACACGAATAGATAAAGCAATTGAATTAGGACATTTAAAAACCTTTAAAATTAATAACGATGGTCCATTTTACATATATTGGAAAGATCTAAATGATTTTATAAAAGACTATTCAAACTTATATATATTTAAAATTATATAAATTATTTGATATAATATTTATTATAATTTTAATTATAGGTCTTATGTTTGCATTAATTTGTCAAAAACAAATAAATTCAGAATTAAGTGATTACGATTTTTATAAGAAAATGTCTGACAAAGGATCAGGAGAATTTAGTTATTCTTTAGGAAATTACCATTTTGAAGAAGAAGAATTTGAATTAGCTTATGAATATTATTTATTAGCATCTGAACAAGGTAATGTGCCAGCTCTTTTTCAATTAGCACATTTTTATAGCAATGGTATTGTGGTTGGTAAATCCAAATGGAAAGCATTAGATTTATATACTAAAGCTGCTCATAAAGGACATTCTGGTTCCCAAATTCTCTGTGGTGTTAATTATCAATACAATTTGAGCCCTGATTATAATGAAGCAAGCTACTACTATTTGCTTGCAATCGAGGGTGGAGATTTAAGAGGCTTATATTATCTTGCAAAACTATATCTTGAAGATAAGTGGCAAAGCAAAAATAGTTTAAAAGCATTTGATTTGCTTCATGAAGCAATTAACCAAATTAAAAAACTTTCAATTGAAGACCTTGGATTTTATTTATCAACGTTATGTAATTGCTATTTCACTCTTGCGAAAATGTATGAAAACGGATTAGGAGCATTTCAATCAGACAATTTAGCTTTTAAATTTTATCAATTAGCCTCAGAATTTACTGATAGTCAAGAAATAAAAGAAATATACTACGCTTTAAGCCGCTGCTATAAGCTCGGAATTGGAACTGACAAAAACGATCAATTAGCTTTAGAGTATTTGTTTAAATCGGGTAAAGCTAAAGATCATCGTGTAATTTTCTATAAAACAAGTAAAAATTTAATAAATGTAAGTAGCTAATTTAAATTAAGCAATTTTGCATTGGTTTAAGTCTTCGCTATCCCCTTCTATTGCTAGATAAGCTTCAAATGCAGTGTTTAAGCAGTCTTTGAAGCCTTCTTCTGTCAAACTATCAAAGTTCCATTTCCATTCATAGTCTTCTACCCTGCAATAATTAGCTGTAATTAAAAGTTCTCTCCAACCCTTTGATTTTTTAAACTTCTCTGCATATGATTTGTTTGCCAATTCATGTTTTTTAAAATCTTGACTATATCCTACGCGTTCTAGGTAAACCTTATAGGCACGGTTTAGGTGATCTTTAAAGCTTTCTTCCTGTAAATTATTAAAGTACCAGTCCCAATCATAACCTTCTACTCTACAATATTTATCCGTAATTACAAGTTCATTCCAATCATTTAATTTTTTAAACTCCTCTGCATATGATTTATTTGCCAATCCAGTAGCTTTCATTGGCTTTAAGTCTTTATTGAGAGCATTGCGAATGTACGCTCCTGCACATTTAGGAAGGATTTTATTATTGACCATGCATTTCTTAACATGATCAGTATAAAATAAAAATGCGTCCTTAACCTTTTCTAAGCTAAATTTCTTTATCCAATGTATTGCTATTTTAGATTCAATCGCAAGGCCTTTAGGGGGAATATAATTTACTATTTTAGCTATAAATTCTTTTTCTTCTTCAGATAATTTTGAACGTATATACTTCTTTTTTAATGTATTAGATTGAGTTGTTTTAATAAATTTTTTAGGTTTTATTTCATTTTTCAAAGCATAACGCATATATTTTTCAATATTTTCTGGGCCTAAATAAGTCTCATTAACTTTCGATATCTGATTTAAATATACTTCTAAAGCATCATTAACGTTATCTAATCCATAATTTTTTATCCAAAAGCTTGCTGTACTAGGACAAATAGGTTTTCCCCGTAATGGCTTAATTGCTATGAGTGTCTCATATAATTTTTTTTCTTCTCTTGAAAAAGTCAAAGTCCAATCTTTGACTCTTTTAATAAACGAACAAAAAGAGGATGAGGTCTGTGTATTTGTATTAACAATTTTGTTAGGAGGGGGTGCCATATTCGGTTTAATACCATTTTTTAATATATAACAAACATAAGCTGATGCATTACGTGGCCCACTCCTTCCTTCGCTTTTGGCCTTATCTGCTTGTTGATTATAAACCATAAAGGCTTGTTCTATTTCTTCTTTGCTATATGATTTTAGCCATTGCTGAATTGTCTTTAATTCAATGGATGTGCCTTTTGGAATAATTTGAAGTATTGAATCACTTATAACTGACGGATTATCTTTTATATGTTTATTTTTATTAATTGAATTATCGTTTTTACATTTAGAGTTATTCTCTTTAACAATTTTATATGTAATTTTAGATACTTCATCAGGGAAAACTTCAATATACAATACATTATTTATAGCCCTACCATGAACTTTGATATCTTCAAACCTTCTTTTAACAAGAGATTTGCTTTCTAAAAATTTAAAGGCATCTCTAATTTGCCTAGAAGTCAATCCAAATTTTTCAGCTAGCTCAGAGTAGCTTTTTTGTAAAAAATTACCTTTAAATTTCTTATAATTTACAATATTGCCATTTTCATCGCTTTTTTGAATTGGCCTAAACCAATACAATACTTCCGCAAGTATTAAAATAGCATTTGTTTGTGGTTTTCCTTTTTCGTTTCTTATATGTAAATACCAAGAATCAGGAATTATATTACCTACAAATGAAAGTGTTCCAATTTCTTTGACTAAATTATTTACTGGATATGGCATTTATTATTCCTATTTTACAAAAATAGAACTAATTAAATGCAAAAACGATTGCCAAATAATATACTTTTATTTTAAAGTATGGGCATGGGAATTAGTTAAGCCTACGTATGTACCCGCGAAAGTAAATAGAGGTTTATCTAATTTGTCGTTCTTGCACTAACAAGTGTCTATAGCCCAGGTTGCATCCTGGGCTTTATTTTTTAACCCGTTTTTAAATCTAATTCACTTTTTAGATTTTCTAAATGTTTGAGTATTCCTTCTCTTATTATGACAGAGCAAGGAATAGTATTATTTCTTTTAACGGATAAGATTCTTGTTAAAGCTTTAAAATCTTCCCAATCGTTTTTGTCTAAGACAACTGAAACTCTAACCGTCTCTCCAGAAAATTTTCCTCGAGCCATCATAAACGTACCTTATTAATTCAAAATTAAAGTAGGAATAACATATTTCGTTTCATGCTGTCTATAAAAAATTTGCTAATAGCAAAAATTTATGAATTACTAGTGAGTTTTTTAGATCTATTTTTGTATTTAATACCCTGAATCAATACGAGGCCAAAAATAGCAAATAAAATGTTATAAAATGAAACAGGTATACCTAAAAATTTCCAATTAATATCTGAACAAGGATTATTTTGGCTGTATAATAGTTTGTCAAATTCCTCAAATGAGGTTGCATTTATAACTGAACAGGAAAAATTTATAAAACTATACTGAAAACCCAAATGAATTAAAGCGACTAGTCCTAAAAACATACAATTTATAGCTAATAAAGTTAAAACGTATTTTATGCTTTTACTTTCCAAAATAGCCATTACAGGAGTAAATAATACGGCTATTAGATATGGGAGTCTTTCTAACTTACAAATTTCACAAGGCTCATTATTGAAGTAATATTGTTGATAATAAGAAAGAATTACCGCAATAAGGGAAATTATTCCCATAGCATAAATTAATGATTTATCTTTATTTGATAATTTCCATTTTTCCATTATATTTCTCACAAATTTTTTTAACTGTTTCTAAATCTGATCTTCCAAAATATTCTTTTCTAAATCTATTCCACTTAAATTTTAGGTGTCTTAAAGTTGAATCAACTTCCTTAGTAATTTTTTCAAACTTAATAGCAATGGGTAATAGTTCATCAATAGAGTTGCTTTGCTGCAAATTACTTTTCCAAATGTTACGTGCTTCTTCAGAATTTGATTTTTTTTGAATTTCCAAAAATGCTCCATATAGCAAATCACTATCAAATTTATGAATATTTGCTTTATAAGCCATTTTTCCAATTTCAATTAAACTTTTGTTAAGCAATCTTTTTTCTTTTTCCTGAATTCGACGTTGTTTTTCTTGGATTTTTTCTAATAGCTCTCCAAGTTTAGCTTTTTCATTAATTACACTCTTCATATAGCCTCATTAAAAAACATTTATTTGTCGTATATAACAATAGATTCAAATTAAAAACAACCAAGATCAAAAAAAAATAAAATTCAGATCTTTTTAATGTTTTTGCTAAATCTACTCACACAATTCAAAAACAAAAGACTATTTATTCTAAATTGCTATAAACAAATCCAAAATATTAATTTAATAGGTAGCTATCAAAATACTCCAACTACCCACCCTAGCCGAAACAGAACAAACAACAAAGTAAATTGCAGGAATCCATAAAAACGCTTTCAATTAAATAATAAAAATAAACAGGCTCAAAAAAAAAATAAAATACTCATACGCAATATGCAAACTAAAGTTTGCTGCTTAAAAACACTTGTGGTATTGACTAGATTTTAATACGATCGATGAAAACAACTACTATCCAAATTAAATGGCAATAGACTTTGTTAGAATTCAATATGTAAAGAGATCTTGCGGACAAAACGCATGTGCCAAATCCGCTTATATTTCTCGCGAAAAAATTCATTTTCAAGGTAACAATTTTCAAACCAGTAAAACGTATGATTGGTCATATCGAGAGGATGTTTTATATAAAGAAATAATTTTGCCAAAAAACGTAAATGTAGAATTTGCTAAATCTGAAAAACTATGGAATCTTTCTGAAGCAAAAGAAAATCGAAAAAATTCTCAAACAGCTATAGAAGGTGTATTTGCTTTGCCTGATGATTTACAGGTTTCATTAGATGACAAAATTGCCTTGTTGAAAAGTTTTGTACAAGAGCATTTTGTATCCAAAGGACTAGCTGCAGAAATTGCAATTCATCCGCCAGATAAAAAGTTAGAACTTAATCCTGTAACAGGAGAAATTGAAAATCTAAGTCATAATTGGCATGCCCATGCTCTTTTTACAACACGAAGATTCAAAGAAAATGGAGAAGATTTAGAGGATAAGAAAGCTAGAGATTTATTTCCTGACGTTCGTAATGGCAAAGTTATTTCAGGTACTTGTTGGCATAAGCTTTGGGGTGAGCACCAAAATAAGTATTTTATCGATAACGGTATGAGTCTTCGTGTTGATCCTAATGGAATAGTTTCTCAAATACATTTAGGACCAAAACGTTTAAGAGGACAATCCTTTGAATTATTTGAAAAAAACGAAAATCTAATTAATCAAAACCAAGAAAAAATTAAAAATCCTTCTAGTATTCTTAATCACTTAATCAAGCATAAAAATATATTTTCTGAAGATGACATACGATCACTGTTAGGTAAATTTAGCGAACAAAGTAATAGCAATTTAGTTACTGAAGTAATTTCATTACCCAATGTCGTAAAGCTTTTTGAATATAATGGGGAAGAGCAAAACAACGTTACACAATTTTATACAACTCTCGAAGTCTTAGCCGAGGAAAAGCATTGTTTTTATTTAGCTGATAAAATTTTTAAAAAAGATAATTTTAAATTAAATGAATATATTGTTCCTGAAGGATTGAATTTAGAACAAAGAAATGCATTTGATAATATCGTCAAAGGCAAACAAATTAATTTCATAGAAGGACACGCAGGAACAGGCAAAAGTTATTTGTTGGCTGCTTTAAAAAAAATATATGAAACAAATGGATATACAGTTCGAGCACTAGGTCCAGATTCTGCAACTGCTGAAGTTTTAAAGTCGAAAGGCTTTAATTCATCAAGTAATGTCTATAAGTTTTTATTTGATATAAAAAAAAATGAGACTTCTAATTCCCAAAGCAACTATTGGAGAGCTCTAAGTTTATCAAAAGGAAGGCTAAAATTTAACAAATCATCACAAATAAAAGAATTCGAGATTAATAATGGAAAGGAAGTTTGGTTTATTGATGAATCGACAAAATTAGGAAACGAGCCCTTTCTTCAAATTTTAAAAATGGCAGATAAATATAACGCTAAGCTTGTTTTTGCTGGTGGAGCCTTGCAGATGCTCCCAGTTGAAAGAGGAGCCATGTTTCAGTCATTAACAAAAAAATATGGATCGGAAAAGCTTGAAAATATTCAAAGACAAAACGAAGGGTGCCAAAGAGAAATCTCAAATTTTCTAGCTAAAGGTGATTTTGCTAAAGCTATAAATAAGCTATCAGAAAAAGAGAAAATAATATGGATTGATGATATTCAAAGAGGAAATGAAGCAGGGGAGCTTTTTTCTAATAAATACAAAATTTATTTTGAGTTAGTCAACC belongs to Candidatus Rubidus massiliensis and includes:
- the podJ gene encoding Polar organelle development protein, whose translation is MFALICQKQINSELSDYDFYKKMSDKGSGEFSYSLGNYHFEEEEFELAYEYYLLASEQGNVPALFQLAHFYSNGIVVGKSKWKALDLYTKAAHKGHSGSQILCGVNYQYNLSPDYNEASYYYLLAIEGGDLRGLYYLAKLYLEDKWQSKNSLKAFDLLHEAINQIKKLSIEDLGFYLSTLCNCYFTLAKMYENGLGAFQSDNLAFKFYQLASEFTDSQEIKEIYYALSRCYKLGIGTDKNDQLALEYLFKSGKAKDHRVIFYKTSKNLINVSS
- a CDS encoding Conjugal transfer protein TraD encodes the protein MKSVINEKAKLGELLEKIQEKQRRIQEKEKRLLNKSLIEIGKMAYKANIHKFDSDLLYGAFLEIQKKSNSEEARNIWKSNLQQSNSIDELLPIAIKFEKITKEVDSTLRHLKFKWNRFRKEYFGRSDLETVKKICEKYNGKMEIIK
- a CDS encoding disulfide bond formation protein B, with the protein product MEKWKLSNKDKSLIYAMGIISLIAVILSYYQQYYFNNEPCEICKLERLPYLIAVLFTPVMAILESKSIKYVLTLLAINCMFLGLVALIHLGFQYSFINFSCSVINATSFEEFDKLLYSQNNPCSDINWKFLGIPVSFYNILFAIFGLVLIQGIKYKNRSKKLTSNS